One Aegilops tauschii subsp. strangulata cultivar AL8/78 chromosome 7, Aet v6.0, whole genome shotgun sequence genomic window carries:
- the LOC109736436 gene encoding alpha carbonic anhydrase 7-like yields MVRFDGNAGSLVLDGVSYRLRQMHWHSPSEHALNGSRYDLELHMLHQSDKASNKYAVVAQLFQIGEHRDEILHMLEPFIERITDRRQGHEEEIDYEVDPRRPVRGSDTFYRYTGSFTTPPCTEGIAWAVATKVRHVSRHQVELLRDAVHDHARRNARPLQEANGRGIALYYSWPRSGAGN; encoded by the exons ATGGTGAGGTTCGACGGCAACGCGGGGTCCCTGGTGCTGGACGGCGTCTCGTACCGGCTCCGGCAGATGCACTGGCACTCCCCCAGCGAGCACGCGCTAAACGGGAGCCGGTACGACCTGGAGCTGCACATGCTCCACCAGAGCGACAAGGCGAGCAACAAGTACGCCGTGGTCGCGCAGCTCTTCCAGATCGGGGAGCACCGCGACGAGATCCTGCACATG CTGGAGCCGTTCATCGAGAGGATCACGGACAGGAGGCAGGGGCACGAGGAGGAGATCGACTACGAGGTGGACCCGAGGAGGCCCGTGAGGGGGAGCGACACGTTCTACAGGTACACGGGCTCCTTCACCACGCCGCCATGCACCGAGGGCATCGCCTGGGCGGTGGCCACCAAGGTGCGGCATGTGTCGCGTCACCAGGTGGAGCTGCTCAGAGACGCCGTCCACGAC CATGCCAGGAGGAACGCTCGGCCGCTCCAGGAGGCCAACGGCAGGGGCATCGCCCTGTACTACAGCTGGCCTCGTTCCGGTGCCGGGAATTAA